A window of Rhodothermales bacterium contains these coding sequences:
- a CDS encoding (2Fe-2S)-binding protein: MANYTLDVNGKQHQVDVESDTPLLWVLRDHLNLTGTKFGCGVAQCGACTVHLDGAAVRSCSTPISTVGDMAVTTIEGLSDDGSHPVQQAWMEHDVPQCGYCQAGQIMTAVAFLKSNPAPTDDAIEQAMNGNLCRCGTYLRIRAAVKTASSHL; the protein is encoded by the coding sequence ATGGCAAACTACACCCTCGACGTCAACGGAAAACAGCACCAGGTGGATGTCGAATCGGACACGCCGCTCCTCTGGGTCCTGCGGGACCATCTGAATCTGACGGGCACCAAGTTCGGCTGCGGGGTCGCGCAGTGCGGAGCGTGCACGGTGCATCTGGACGGCGCGGCCGTACGCTCGTGCTCTACGCCCATCTCCACCGTGGGAGACATGGCGGTGACGACCATCGAGGGCTTGTCGGACGACGGCTCGCACCCGGTGCAACAGGCCTGGATGGAGCACGATGTGCCCCAGTGCGGCTACTGCCAGGCCGGTCAGATCATGACGGCCGTCGCTTTCCTGAAATCCAACCCGGCCCCGACCGACGATGCGATCGAGCAGGCGATGAACGGAAATCTGTGCCGCTGCGGCACCTACCTCCGCATTCGCGCCGCCGTCAAAACGGCGTCGTCCCACCTCTGA
- a CDS encoding xylose isomerase, translated as MARATDYFNGIGAIPFEGLDSHDPLAFRYYDPARVVAGKTLREHFKFACAYWHSFCNVGADPFGPGTHHFAWDTGNDPIDRAKRKMDAAFEFMTKLGLEYFCFHDYDLVDEGATLAESERRLQAITDHALGHMKATGIKVLWGTANLFGNPRYMNGAATNPDFNVLAFAGAQLKQAIDATIKLGGENYVFWGGREGYMTLLNTDMRREQDHLARILHLSRDYARAQGFKGSFFIEPKPCEPTKHQYDYDAATVVAFLKTYDLDRDFKLNVEVNHATLAGHTFQHELQVAADAGLLGSIDANRGDYQKAGTPTSFRTTSTNSPRRCWSSCAPAASRAAA; from the coding sequence ATGGCTCGCGCAACAGACTACTTCAACGGCATCGGCGCCATCCCTTTCGAAGGACTCGACTCCCACGATCCCCTCGCCTTCCGCTACTACGACCCGGCCCGAGTCGTCGCCGGCAAAACGCTGCGAGAGCACTTCAAATTCGCCTGCGCCTACTGGCACTCGTTCTGTAACGTCGGCGCGGACCCCTTCGGGCCAGGCACCCACCACTTCGCGTGGGACACGGGCAACGACCCGATCGACCGCGCGAAGCGTAAGATGGACGCGGCGTTCGAGTTCATGACAAAACTCGGGCTCGAATACTTCTGCTTCCATGACTACGACCTGGTCGACGAGGGTGCGACCCTCGCGGAGTCCGAGCGACGCCTGCAGGCCATCACGGACCACGCACTCGGCCACATGAAGGCTACGGGCATCAAGGTCCTCTGGGGCACCGCCAACCTGTTCGGCAACCCCCGCTACATGAACGGGGCCGCGACGAATCCGGATTTCAACGTCCTCGCCTTCGCCGGCGCCCAACTCAAGCAGGCTATCGACGCCACCATCAAACTCGGCGGCGAAAACTACGTGTTCTGGGGGGGCCGAGAGGGGTATATGACGCTCCTGAATACGGATATGCGCCGCGAACAGGATCACCTCGCCCGCATCCTCCACCTTTCCCGCGACTACGCGCGAGCCCAGGGCTTTAAGGGATCGTTTTTTATCGAACCTAAACCCTGCGAGCCCACGAAGCACCAGTACGACTACGACGCCGCGACGGTGGTCGCCTTCCTGAAGACCTACGACCTGGACCGCGACTTCAAGCTCAATGTCGAGGTCAACCACGCCACCCTCGCCGGACACACCTTCCAGCACGAACTCCAGGTCGCCGCCGACGCCGGCCTCCTCGGCAGTATCGACGCCAACCGGGGCGACTACCAGAAGGCTGGGACACCGACCAGTTTCCGAACAACCTCAACGAACTCACCGAGGCGATGCTGGTCATCCTGCGCGCCGGCGGCCTCCAGGGCGGCGGCGTGA
- a CDS encoding sugar phosphate isomerase/epimerase family protein, with product MFLSMHNWMRAEPIDVTIRRLAKCGYHSIEIEGEPSKYNTKEVRKLLKDNGLFCFGSVSLMFAGRDLIHADAGVRANTVQYLKDCITMVKELEGREMTIVPSQVGKVNAMASEEEEWGWAVEGLREIYAHSEPAGVVIGIEPLNRFETNFLNRHDQALMLAEAVGPNCGICLDAFHINIEEADLHQAILNSAPRLRAFHVADNNRMAPGQGDYDWVRLLTTLKAAGYNDALTVEFVAPLDRTPANPYKNAKAGAEAELTPEQLKFIEDHASGVLSDEFYSWLVDVSAKTLRRAMERVGVLDT from the coding sequence ATGTTCCTCTCCATGCACAACTGGATGCGCGCCGAGCCGATCGACGTGACCATCCGCCGGCTCGCGAAATGCGGGTATCACAGCATCGAAATCGAAGGCGAGCCCTCGAAGTACAACACGAAGGAAGTCCGTAAGCTGTTGAAAGACAACGGGTTGTTTTGCTTTGGCTCGGTGTCGCTCATGTTCGCCGGGCGCGACCTCATCCATGCGGACGCCGGCGTGCGCGCCAACACGGTGCAGTACCTCAAGGACTGCATAACGATGGTGAAGGAGCTGGAGGGGCGGGAGATGACCATCGTACCGTCGCAAGTGGGCAAAGTGAACGCGATGGCGAGCGAGGAGGAAGAGTGGGGCTGGGCTGTGGAGGGACTGCGCGAGATCTACGCCCACAGCGAACCAGCCGGCGTGGTGATCGGGATCGAGCCGCTCAACCGATTCGAGACCAACTTCCTCAACCGGCACGACCAGGCCCTGATGCTGGCCGAAGCCGTCGGCCCGAACTGTGGGATCTGCCTGGATGCCTTCCACATCAACATCGAAGAAGCCGATCTCCACCAGGCCATCCTCAATTCCGCCCCACGGTTGCGGGCATTCCATGTGGCCGACAACAATCGGATGGCGCCGGGGCAGGGGGATTACGACTGGGTACGGCTTCTGACCACCCTCAAGGCCGCCGGCTACAACGATGCACTGACCGTGGAATTTGTGGCTCCGCTGGACCGTACGCCGGCTAATCCCTACAAAAATGCAAAAGCCGGCGCGGAAGCTGAACTGACGCCCGAGCAGCTCAAGTTCATCGAAGACCACGCAAGCGGTGTATTGTCAGACGAGTTCTACAGCTGGCTGGTGGACGTGTCGGCGAAGACGCTCCGCCGCGCCATGGAACGTGTGGGGGTGCTGGACACGTGA
- a CDS encoding protein kinase: MIGSSRLHYDIIEKLGEGGMGVVYKAHDTKLKRHVAIKFMPWRYATIPDVRTRFRIEAQAAATLNHPNIATIYAIEELTSPDGVDEIFFVMEYIDGMELKRRIQSSEIPLVETVDIALQIAEGLSVAHEHGITHRDIKPANIMLTPKGRIKLMDFGLAKIGPGIQLTQNNTTLGTLAYMSPEQARAESVDYRSDIWSFGVVLYEMLAGTLPFADYREHALIYAIIHHSHTPLTTQRPELPASLAALVERAMQKDPNDRFQGMDAMILELKRIRKELRFGAGGLDDGDTQLVQPTLPVAILPGPSPVVPEESIEIAPAAPEPVRPRRALQGLAIALIVLVVAVGSFYGLQSEPADEAASNAPGVMPSPGEATPDEPELREQASDEPSPDEQVSGGLTSSEPLTNASPDTHVDNPVPGESPATGGDTESLVAGADPATRPSTEPPSAPVQAPTPTDTPPAAEPNALLEAGKNQATAARAAMQRVLDTLPADETLLGSIDAYGSAREAQRLGETAFEQARYDVALAQFSQAETGYRTALTEALVTEEARVNETRRALAQLMARVTVTSPEPASYTKALAKEAEGNRAFQAGDYALANQLLLEGVELLQQLDAEHTREAEEKRHLETLIDEAKQHLTSAFLDENFSQFSSAVALSASEQRTWTSIFASFKNFQFTITRESLQNVDPDTYIYECGASFTYTNNKNEKKTTALSFQQTLTREATRWTSSKFSFPR, translated from the coding sequence TTGATCGGTTCATCGCGACTCCACTACGACATCATCGAGAAGCTCGGTGAGGGCGGGATGGGTGTGGTGTATAAAGCGCATGACACGAAACTGAAACGGCATGTCGCCATCAAATTCATGCCCTGGCGGTATGCCACGATTCCCGACGTTCGGACGCGGTTTCGGATCGAAGCCCAGGCGGCAGCCACGCTGAATCATCCGAATATCGCTACGATTTATGCCATCGAAGAATTGACCAGCCCGGACGGGGTGGATGAGATTTTCTTCGTGATGGAGTATATCGACGGCATGGAGTTAAAACGGCGCATCCAGTCGAGCGAGATCCCCCTCGTCGAGACGGTTGATATTGCCTTACAGATCGCTGAGGGATTGAGTGTGGCGCATGAACACGGCATCACACACAGGGACATCAAGCCGGCCAACATCATGCTCACCCCGAAGGGCCGGATCAAGCTGATGGACTTCGGCCTCGCGAAAATAGGGCCCGGCATTCAACTGACTCAAAACAATACGACGCTTGGCACGCTCGCGTACATGTCGCCGGAGCAGGCGCGGGCCGAATCGGTAGACTATCGCAGCGATATCTGGTCGTTTGGGGTCGTCCTGTATGAGATGCTCGCCGGCACGCTACCCTTTGCCGACTATCGCGAGCATGCGCTCATCTATGCGATCATCCATCATTCGCATACGCCGCTCACGACGCAACGCCCGGAGCTCCCCGCTTCGTTGGCAGCGCTCGTAGAACGCGCCATGCAGAAGGATCCCAACGATCGCTTTCAGGGCATGGACGCGATGATCCTGGAACTGAAGCGCATCCGAAAAGAATTGCGGTTCGGGGCGGGCGGCCTGGACGATGGCGACACACAGCTGGTTCAGCCGACCTTGCCGGTGGCGATACTGCCCGGCCCTTCGCCGGTCGTCCCCGAGGAGTCTATCGAGATAGCACCAGCGGCGCCCGAACCTGTACGCCCCCGGCGTGCGCTTCAGGGGCTCGCCATCGCCCTGATCGTCCTGGTCGTAGCGGTCGGTTCTTTTTACGGGCTGCAGAGCGAACCGGCTGACGAGGCAGCCTCCAACGCTCCCGGGGTCATGCCATCCCCCGGCGAAGCAACACCCGACGAACCAGAACTCCGCGAACAGGCATCCGATGAACCGTCACCCGATGAACAGGTATCCGGCGGCCTGACCTCAAGCGAGCCGCTTACGAATGCTTCGCCAGATACTCATGTGGATAATCCAGTCCCCGGTGAGAGCCCGGCTACCGGAGGCGATACGGAGTCCCTAGTAGCCGGGGCCGACCCCGCTACCAGACCCTCAACCGAGCCGCCATCAGCCCCGGTGCAGGCGCCGACACCCACCGACACCCCTCCCGCAGCGGAACCAAACGCCCTGCTCGAGGCCGGCAAGAACCAGGCGACCGCGGCCAGGGCAGCGATGCAACGCGTGTTGGACACGCTGCCGGCGGACGAGACGCTCCTCGGCTCAATCGACGCGTATGGTTCCGCGAGAGAAGCGCAGCGACTCGGCGAGACCGCTTTCGAACAGGCGAGGTACGACGTGGCGCTCGCGCAATTCAGTCAGGCAGAAACGGGGTATCGAACAGCGCTGACGGAAGCACTCGTTACGGAAGAAGCGCGTGTTAACGAGACGCGTCGGGCGCTCGCTCAACTCATGGCCCGAGTCACGGTAACGTCTCCCGAGCCGGCATCCTACACCAAGGCGCTTGCTAAAGAGGCCGAAGGAAATCGAGCCTTTCAGGCAGGGGATTATGCCCTCGCCAATCAGCTCCTTCTCGAAGGCGTGGAGCTCCTCCAGCAACTGGATGCCGAACACACCCGCGAAGCGGAAGAAAAACGACATCTCGAGACACTCATCGATGAGGCCAAACAGCACCTCACGTCCGCTTTCCTGGATGAAAATTTTAGTCAATTTAGTTCGGCGGTGGCGCTGTCAGCATCCGAACAAAGGACTTGGACCAGCATCTTCGCTTCGTTTAAGAACTTCCAGTTCACGATTACGCGTGAATCCCTCCAGAACGTGGACCCCGACACGTACATCTACGAGTGCGGCGCTTCATTCACCTACACAAACAATAAAAACGAGAAAAAAACTACCGCTTTATCGTTCCAACAAACGCTCACACGGGAAGCCACCCGGTGGACGTCCTCCAAGTTCAGTTTCCCCCGCTAG
- a CDS encoding molybdopterin cofactor-binding domain-containing protein, with translation MSQPAMNTTINRRSFLKASALTGGGLMIGFNWFAGCQPAIDPLAPVGDWSEINAFLKIAENGIVTIMSPNPEIGQNVKTSMPMIVAEELDVDWKHVIVEQAGLDTVKFSRQLAGGSDSIRQSWAGLRKAGATARHMLVDAAAQRLEVPASELTTSAGVITHAGSKRSVGYGEVASAAALLPVPENPTLKEAKDFTIVGTSRKNVDAPKIVQGEPLYGMDFKRDGMLIAMIEHPPAFGMTVKSVDATAAKAMPGIVDVITVNTRPDGFQAQWMDVTAFPELVVVLGRSTWEVMKAKKALTIEWETTSRLENSAEQSASLAGLLTGRTAEVARRDGNPEAAFRNAAKVIDRTYSAPFLAHNTMEPMNFFAHVTADRAELIGPIQTPEALRKSVSQLLSMPEENITIALTRMGGGFGRRLYGNFGMEAAAISKVAGAPIKLIYSREDDMTQGTYRPAYQVRYRAALDANNNLIAFHVRGAGISESPVFANRFPAGTVDNYLAENVVLESNVSTGAWRAPRSNFIAGAEQAFIDEVAEAAGKDPIAFRLELFDRAMTNPVGTDNDYDPARMAGVLKLARDKSGWDATPAGVARGVSVYYCHNSYVAQVLDLTMNGNQPIVDKVWCAVDCGIVVNPDAALNQIEGGIVDGIGHAMYGAITIADGRPEQRNFDTYSLIRNTQAPKAVEAFFVDNGIDPTGLGEPSLPPVSGALANAIAKATGKRLYSQPFAPALEGLELPSAVG, from the coding sequence ATGAGCCAGCCTGCCATGAACACGACGATCAACCGCCGCTCCTTCCTGAAAGCCTCCGCCCTCACCGGCGGCGGCCTGATGATTGGCTTCAACTGGTTCGCCGGCTGCCAGCCGGCCATCGATCCGCTTGCCCCCGTCGGGGACTGGAGCGAGATCAACGCCTTCCTCAAAATCGCCGAAAACGGGATCGTGACGATCATGTCGCCGAACCCTGAGATCGGGCAGAATGTGAAGACGTCGATGCCGATGATCGTGGCCGAGGAGCTGGATGTCGACTGGAAACACGTGATCGTCGAACAGGCCGGGCTCGACACGGTCAAATTTTCTCGCCAGCTCGCCGGCGGTAGCGATTCGATCCGCCAGAGCTGGGCCGGCCTCCGCAAGGCCGGCGCCACGGCCCGCCACATGCTCGTCGACGCCGCCGCCCAGCGCCTCGAGGTGCCGGCGTCGGAGCTGACGACAAGCGCGGGGGTCATCACCCACGCCGGGAGCAAGCGATCGGTCGGCTATGGCGAAGTGGCCAGCGCCGCCGCCCTGCTACCGGTGCCGGAGAACCCGACGCTCAAGGAGGCGAAAGACTTTACCATCGTCGGCACCAGCCGCAAGAATGTCGACGCCCCCAAAATTGTCCAGGGCGAGCCGCTCTACGGTATGGATTTTAAACGGGACGGGATGCTCATCGCCATGATCGAGCACCCGCCGGCGTTTGGGATGACGGTGAAGTCGGTCGACGCCACGGCGGCGAAAGCGATGCCGGGGATTGTCGATGTGATCACGGTCAACACGCGTCCCGATGGATTCCAGGCCCAGTGGATGGACGTGACGGCGTTTCCGGAGCTGGTGGTCGTCCTCGGCCGCTCGACCTGGGAGGTGATGAAGGCCAAAAAGGCCCTGACGATTGAGTGGGAGACGACGTCCAGGCTGGAGAACAGCGCCGAACAGAGCGCCAGCCTCGCCGGCCTGCTCACCGGCCGCACCGCCGAAGTCGCCCGCCGTGACGGCAACCCGGAGGCGGCGTTCCGGAATGCGGCGAAGGTGATCGACCGGACGTATAGCGCCCCGTTCCTCGCCCACAACACGATGGAGCCGATGAACTTCTTCGCGCACGTCACGGCGGACCGCGCGGAGCTGATCGGGCCGATCCAGACGCCGGAGGCGCTCCGCAAGTCGGTCTCGCAACTGCTGTCGATGCCCGAGGAAAACATCACCATCGCGCTTACCCGCATGGGCGGGGGCTTCGGCCGGCGCCTCTATGGCAACTTCGGGATGGAGGCCGCGGCGATTTCAAAAGTAGCCGGCGCCCCCATCAAGCTGATCTACAGCCGCGAGGACGACATGACGCAGGGCACCTACCGGCCGGCGTACCAGGTCCGCTACCGCGCCGCGCTCGACGCCAACAACAACCTGATCGCCTTCCACGTCCGTGGCGCCGGCATCAGCGAAAGCCCGGTGTTCGCCAACCGCTTCCCGGCCGGGACCGTGGATAACTACCTGGCGGAGAACGTCGTTTTGGAATCGAATGTGTCGACGGGCGCCTGGCGCGCGCCGCGCTCCAACTTCATCGCCGGCGCCGAACAGGCGTTTATCGACGAGGTGGCTGAGGCCGCGGGTAAAGACCCCATCGCCTTCCGCCTCGAACTGTTCGACCGGGCGATGACCAACCCGGTGGGCACGGATAACGACTACGACCCGGCCCGCATGGCCGGCGTGCTCAAGCTTGCGCGCGACAAATCGGGCTGGGACGCGACACCCGCCGGCGTCGCCCGCGGCGTGTCGGTCTACTACTGCCATAACTCATACGTGGCGCAGGTGCTGGACCTCACGATGAACGGCAACCAGCCGATCGTGGACAAAGTGTGGTGCGCGGTCGACTGCGGCATCGTCGTCAACCCGGACGCGGCGCTCAACCAGATCGAAGGCGGCATCGTGGACGGCATCGGGCACGCCATGTACGGCGCCATCACGATCGCAGACGGCCGGCCGGAGCAGCGCAACTTCGACACCTACAGCCTCATCCGCAACACACAGGCCCCAAAAGCCGTCGAGGCTTTCTTCGTGGACAACGGCATCGACCCGACCGGTCTCGGCGAACCCTCGCTGCCGCCGGTCTCGGGCGCCCTGGCGAACGCCATCGCGAAGGCTACCGGCAAGCGACTGTACAGCCAGCCGTTCGCTCCGGCGCTGGAGGGGTTGGAGCTACCGAGTGCGGTGGGGTGA
- a CDS encoding transporter — protein sequence MPMPATARTVLLCFVLLLSISIRPATAQLDQTFNDVFNYFLRDRLDRDDQVFHGQHYFPAADNAEQLLTPALNGLIASNISSFPLSSTIAGMSIDFMNGAAVVTNESLGPIFAETAESIGQGKINIGLSYSYMNLDRFRGLPIDQMRFTFAHQDVTPTPPFEEEQTLPGSLGAPAYELDNIDVFPNMDISSSIFAFTLSAGVLRNLDISLAIPIVNISMSGRATAVINSFTYGRLIPTRPEIQGAAHAFGGNQLNPILTADTTYNVSTNGVGDLAIRLKYVLPGANALKVALLGDIRLPTGDEHNFLGTGKQNIRFLFISSRRFNDFNPHINLGYDKRGGALDSDEVEYAIGFDHKVSNTLTFAADLLGSFDLQEDEAIVLFPGSIGIREQFEAGSLTRFFDLSNIPESRRDNTTDLAVGFRFAPSDKVVLMVNILTPLNKNGLRSDVIPTAGLSVSI from the coding sequence ATGCCCATGCCCGCCACCGCCCGCACCGTATTGTTGTGTTTCGTGCTGCTGCTGTCTATTTCCATTCGTCCGGCGACGGCCCAGCTCGACCAGACGTTTAACGACGTTTTTAACTACTTCCTGCGTGACCGATTGGACCGAGACGATCAGGTCTTCCATGGCCAGCATTATTTCCCGGCGGCCGACAATGCGGAGCAGCTCCTCACCCCCGCCCTGAACGGGCTCATCGCATCCAACATCTCTTCATTTCCTCTGAGTTCTACGATCGCCGGCATGTCGATCGACTTTATGAACGGCGCCGCCGTCGTGACCAACGAGAGCCTGGGGCCCATCTTCGCGGAAACCGCGGAGTCCATCGGCCAGGGGAAAATCAACATCGGTCTCAGCTACTCCTACATGAATCTTGATCGTTTCAGAGGTCTCCCGATCGATCAGATGCGGTTCACGTTCGCGCATCAGGACGTCACCCCGACGCCTCCCTTTGAAGAGGAACAAACCCTTCCGGGCAGTCTGGGCGCTCCTGCCTATGAACTGGACAACATCGATGTCTTCCCGAACATGGACATCAGCAGCAGCATTTTTGCGTTCACGCTTTCCGCCGGCGTGCTCCGAAACCTCGACATCAGCCTCGCCATCCCGATCGTCAATATCTCTATGTCCGGGCGTGCGACGGCCGTGATCAACAGCTTTACCTATGGCCGACTCATCCCCACCCGGCCCGAGATCCAGGGTGCCGCCCACGCGTTCGGCGGCAACCAGCTCAATCCCATCCTCACAGCGGACACTACGTACAATGTCAGCACAAATGGGGTGGGCGATCTGGCCATACGTCTGAAATATGTGTTGCCCGGCGCAAACGCCCTCAAGGTGGCTTTATTGGGCGATATCAGGCTGCCTACCGGCGATGAACACAACTTTCTTGGCACGGGTAAACAGAATATTCGATTCCTCTTTATCTCCTCCCGGCGGTTTAATGACTTCAACCCCCACATCAACCTGGGCTACGACAAACGCGGCGGCGCGCTGGACAGCGACGAAGTGGAATATGCCATTGGTTTCGACCACAAAGTGTCCAACACGTTGACCTTCGCCGCGGACCTCCTCGGTTCATTCGACCTGCAAGAAGATGAAGCCATCGTCCTCTTCCCGGGCTCGATCGGCATCCGGGAGCAGTTCGAGGCCGGCTCACTCACGCGTTTCTTCGACCTCAGCAATATCCCAGAAAGCCGGCGCGACAACACGACCGATCTGGCCGTAGGCTTCCGCTTTGCGCCCTCGGACAAGGTCGTCCTCATGGTTAATATCCTCACGCCGCTCAACAAAAATGGCCTGCGTTCGGATGTCATCCCGACCGCCGGCCTGTCGGTCTCTATCTGA